CGACCTCGAGATCGTCTCCGAGATCGGAACCCGGCTCTTCGACGACGGCTTCGACTTCTCGGACCCGGAGGAGGTCTTCGAGGAGCTTCGGCAGGTGTGTCCGAGCTACCACGGCATGACCTACGACGCGCTCGGCGAGGAGGGGATCCAGTGGCCCTGCTACGAGGAGGGCGACGAGGGCGACCAGTACCTCTACGAGGAGCGCTTCGACACCGAGAGCGGACTCGGCCACATCGAGGGGGTCCGGCACACCCCGCCGGCGGAGGTCCCCGACGAGGAGTACCCGCTCGTGCTCACCACCGCCCGGCTCGAGGAGCACTACAACACGGGGACGATGAGCCGGCGGTCGCCGACGCTGAACCGCCAGCACCCCGAGAACTTCGTCGACGTCCACCCGAACGACGCCGAGCGCTACGGCATCGAGGACGGCGAGCAGGTGACGATCCGTTCGCGACGCGGCGAGATCACCGTCGAGGCGCAGGTCACCGAGGACACCAAGGAGGGCGTGATCTGGACGACGCCGCACTTCGCTGCCGCTTCGGCGAACCGGCTCACGAACGACGTGCTCGACGAACGGGCGAAGATCCCCGAGTACAAGGCGGCCGCGGCGGAGATCGAGGTCGGCATCGAACCCGCCGATGGCGCTCCGGCGGACGACTGAAGGCTCGGCTTCCCATCTCCGGTTTCCGACCCCCGACAGCTATGTCCCTCGGGGGTCGGCTATCGGTATGAACGTCTACCGTGCGCGCGAGGGGCTCCGCCACGCGTTTCGAGACGTCCTGAACTTCTATTATCCCGACTGCATCGACGTTCGGACTGGTGGCTACGCCGCCCAGATCGACGAACGCGACGGGAGCGTCTACGACCCTCGCTCGAAACACCTCGTCGCGACCGCCCGCGCGATCAACAACTTTTCCTTGGGCGTGCTCGCGGACGGTCCCGAGTGGTGTCGCCCGTCCGCCGAACACGGCCTGCGATTCCTTTCCACCGTTCACTGGGACGGCGAACAGGAAGGCTACGACTGGCTGCTCGACGGGCGCGACCCCGTGGATCGAACGCGCTACTGCTACGGCCACGCCTTCGCGTTGCTCGCGGGCGCGCGGGCACACCAGGCGGGGATTTCCGGCGGACGAGAGGAACTCGACAGGGCGTTTTCCGTCCTCGAGGAGCGCTTCTTCGAACCCGAACACCGGCTGTACGCGGATCGCGCCTCGGCGGACTGGTCGGAACTCTCGCCCTACCGGGGCGCGAACGCGAACATGCACGCCCTCGAGGCGCTGCTCGCGGCGGGCGAGGCCACGGGGGAGGAGCGCTTCTTCGAGCGGGCGTACGACGTCGCCGAGCGGTTCGCCCGCGCGCTCGCGAGTGAGACCGGCGGCCTGCTGTGGGAGCACTACTCCGAGTCGTGGGAGCACGACCTCTCGCACAACGCCGACGAACCGGACCACCAGTTCCGCCCGCCGGGCTACCAGCCGAGTCATCACGCCGAGTGGGCGAAACTGCTCTGCCTGCTCGCCGAGTACCGCGATGAGGAGTGGCTCCTCACGCGCGCGATGGAACTGTTCGACGCCGCGATCCACCTCGGCTGGGACGAGGAGCACGAGGGGCTCTACTACACGGTCGAAGAGTCGGGAGAGCCGATCGTCGACGGGAAGTACGGCTGGGCGCACGCCGAGGCGATCGGCGCGAGCGCGCTGTTGAGCCGGCATGACCCGTCGTACCTCCGGTGGTACGACCGGCTCTGGGAGTATTCCACAACCCATCTGATCAACCCCCGGTACGGCAACTGGTACGAGCGGGTCACGCGCGAGGGCGAGCGTCCGGAACCGGACCACGGGCCCGAAGTCGAACCGGGCTACCACCCGCTGACGAACTGCTGGCTGGCGCTCGAGGCCCTCGACCGCGATCCGAGCGCGTTCTGTTCCCGGGAGTGAGCGACCACAACCGGTATCGGACCGAACCGAGTACCCCGGGTATGGACCTCACGGAGGCGCTCCCGACGGAGGGTGTCACCTGCGTCGTCGGGGCCGGCGGGAAGAAGACGACGCTGTACGCGCTCGCGAACGCGCTCGATCGGGCGGTCGTCACCGCGACGGTGAGAATCCCGATCTTCGATCCCCATGTGGCTCGCGTCGTCGTCACCGGCGACCCCGCGGGCGCGATCGAGCGAAATGCCGAGTGGCCCCTCGGCGTCGTTCCCGAGCGCGAGGGCGACGACCGCTATCGGGGCTACGACCCCGAGGTGCTCGACGGCCTCGCGGAGCGGACCGACGTCCCGCTGTTCGTCAAGGCCGACGGCGCGCGCATGCGCGAGTTCAAGGCACCCGGTGACCGGGAGCCACAGGTACCGGAGAGAGCCGACGCGGTGCTCCCGATCGCGAGCGTCCACGCCGTCGGCAAGCACCTCACGGAGGGTGTCGTCCACCGGCCCGAACGCGTCGCCGCCATCGCGGGGATCGACCTCGGCGAGGAGATCACCACTGATACCGTGGCGGCGGTACTCGCCAGCCCCGAGGGCGGGCTGAAGGACGTTCCCGCCGACGCGACCGCGATCCCGCTGTTGAACAAGGTGGACGACCGCGAGGACGAGGCGGTCGCCCGCGAGATCGCCCGCTCGATTCACGAGCGGGCCGACGTCGAGCGGGTGGTGCTCGCGCGGATGGCCGAGAGCGAGGTCGTGGACGTCATCTGAACCGCGCCACCGCCCGCTCGAACTCCTCGCGGGTGTTCAGGTTCTCGAAGGTGTCGAGCGAGGCGTGTTCCCGCACCTCTTCCTCCTCGATCACGACGTACTCCAAGTACTCCAGCGGCGCGATCACCTTTCGCTCGCCCGCCGCGAGCGCCCGCTCGCAGGCGGCGGCCATCGACTCGGCCCGGTAGACTGCGTGCGTCGTCTGGAACCATCCGTCGCCCACCCGGGGCACGGCGGCCTCGTATCCCTCGGCGCGCGAGAGGAGGTAGGAGACGAGCGCGGGCTCGACGAAGGGCATGTCGCAGGCCGCGACGAAGGCGTACTCGCTTGCCGTGGCCCGGAGGCCGGTCATGATCCCCGCCATCGGGCCCTCGTCGGGGGCGGGGTCCTCGGCGATCGTCACGGGGTTCGGGTAGCCATCGAAGGCCGACTCGATGGCCCTGGTCTGATCGGCCCGGCAGTTCACGACCAATCGATCGGTCACGCCTTCGAGGCGGTCGCCGACCCGGCGGATCATCGGCGTGCCGGCGAGGTCGGCGGTCGCCTTGTCCTCGTCGCCGAACCGGGTCGATCGACCGCCCGCGAGGACGACGCCATCCGGCATACACGGGAGTTCTCGCGCAGCGACATAGTTCGCTCGGCGCGAACCCGTCATACTTTTCCCACCCGCAACCGTCGGTCGAGCCATGTACGCCGCAGGTGAGGGTCGATGAAGGAGTCGTTGATGGAGATCGTCTGCTGTCCGATCGACAAGGCGGATCTCGAACTCGACGTCGAGGAGCGCGACGGCGAGGAGATCGTCTCGGGAACGCTGACTTGTACGGAGTGTGGCGAGGTCTACCCGATCGAGGACGGCATCCCGAACCTCCTGCCGCCGGACATGCGCGAGGACGCGACGGCGTAGAGAACCGTGGTCCGGACGCTGCCCGTCGACATCAACCGCCGGTCGGTCCACTCGATCGAGCCCCAACTCCGGGAGTTCGAGACCAGCGAGAGCTTCGCGATCGAACTCACGAACCACGGCTCGGCGACCCACGTCCACCTCAACGTCGACGACGGCCTCGCCGAGGCGATCTCGCTCGACGGCGGCAACCACTTCGTCGAGGCCGGGCGAACCCGCCGGATCGAGGCCACGGTCGACCAGCGGAGCCGCCCGGTCAGCGGTCGCCTGAAGATCGTCACCGGCTACGGTGCCGAGACGGCGGTGATCGACGTCTCGTTGATCCCGCCCGAAGAGCCCCCGGAGAAGGTTCCCATCGAGGTCGACGAGCGCCTCGCGAAGCCACAGCCGCGCCCGCGGGACCAGCCCTCCCGCGAGTCCGAACCCGCCGTTCCCGTGCGGGCGATCGCCGCGGGCGCGCTGGTCGTTCTGGCCCTCCTGTTCGTCGTCGTCGGCGCGCTGATCGCGGGCAATCCAGCGGTCATCCTCGGCGTCGGGATCGTCCTCGTGGCGATCGCCGGCGCGGCCGCGCTCCTCTATCGCTCCTGATCCTCGGGATACGTCGGCGTTCCCGACAGCCCTTCCTCGGTCATCCGCCGAGCCCGGAGGTACCGCGCCCGATACCGGTTGGCCCCCTCGTTTAAGTCGGCCTCGCGGACCTCTTCGACCCGACCCTCGGCGACCGCGTCGACGATCCCCTCGACCTGCTCCTTCTCAGTGGGCGTCAACTCGAACTCGTAGGCCCGGGTCTCCTCGCGGCCGAGCGTGACGAACTTCCGGGCAGCGGTGATGAACAGCGAACACGGCTCCCGACAGGGGAACTCACCCGATCCTCGATCCACGTCGAGTTCGGTCTCCTCGTCCTCGTCCCACATGCGTCGCTTGAGACACTGCGAGTCGACACAGCACGCCTCGGCGGCGGCTTCGAGTTCCTCGACGGAGAGTTGGGACACGATCTCGTAGATGCCCGACTGGCGTTCGGCCGTCTCGCGAAAGTGGGTCACGTCCAGTTCGCCCTGACGCTCGCGGTGCCAGTTCGCGACCGTCGCGGGGTAGACGAAGTCGACCGCTCGAACGAGGTCCTCGCCACTGAGATCGGGGAACTCCCACCCCGTCGGAAGGGTCGGGGCGGTCGAGAGCGGTCGGTACCGCCCCCGGTCGTCGTGTTTGACGAGTTCGCGGGCGTCTAGCGGGTCGTCGTAGGGCTCCAGTCCCGACTCCTCGGCGTTCTCGACGTGCCGGAGCGCGTATCGGCGTTTGCCGTCTTCGCCCAGTTCGGCGGTGATCAGCAACTGGCCCCAGGTGCGAGAGACGCCCGTCGAGAGCGCCTCGTAGCGCTCGCTCACGTCGCGCTCGTCGGCGCGTTCGACCCACCGCAGGAAGTCGTAGCGCGCGCCCCCGGCACCGACGACGCGGGTCCAGTAGTACCAGTTCGAGACGAACCACGGGTTCTCGCCCGCGACCTCCCGGAGCCCCGGCTCGTCGACCTCGTGGGAATCACCGGCGATCGAGACGGTGTACGGCCCCTCCCCCGAGACGGAGAGGTCGTCGAACTCGACGCCTTCGGGGGCGCTCGCGACCAGCGCGTCGAGTTGTGGCGCGTTCATCAGTCGCCCGCCACCCCCGCGTCCCCGGCGCGAATCCGCTCGATCGATTCGCCGACGTCGGCGCCGGCCTCCGCGGCGCGTTCGAGGACGACGTCGGCCATCAGCGCCTCGGTGCCGACCGCCCCCGAGTACCAGATCCGGTGGCCGTCGACTTCCGTGGGAACCTCGTACCCCTCGCGGTAGTCGTCGGTCAGCCCCATGTCCTCGGGGATGTCCTCCCGTGTGTGAAAGCCGTCGGCGATAAAGAGGGGAACCACGACGATATTCGTACTTTCGAAGTGCTCGGTCACGTCGTCGACCTCGGGTTCCTCGTCCATGAACAGCGCCCGCACCTCGTCGAATCGTCCCGCCTCGCGGAGCCGTTCGGCGTGATACTCGATCGCCTTCGCCGAGTTCGCGTTTCGCTCGGTGCCGTGGCCGACGACGGCGAGGCCGAACCCCTCCCCGACCTCGGGGTCGCCGGTGACGGTCTCGGCGCGACGGACGATCACGTCGCTCATCGCGTCGTGGGTGCCGACCGGCCCGCAGTAGTGGACCGCCTTCTCGACGTCGCTCGCCCGGAGGGTGGCGTGGGTCGCGCTGACGCCGTCGGGCGAGTCCCACGCCGAGGCGTCCCATCCCTCCAGTCTGAGTTCGCGGGGGATCACCCGCTCGGTGAAGTAGCCCTCGCTGATGAACAGCGGGACGACGTAGACCTCGTCGCTCTCGAGGGTCCGGAGCACCTCACGGAACGAGGGCTCCTCCTTCCAGAAGGCCTCGCGGACCTCGTCGAAGACCCCCGTCTCGCGGATCGTATCGGCGTGCGAGAACGTCGGGGCCGAGGAGCCGGGATTCAGATGCGACCCGTGGCCGACGATGACGAGCGCCTGCATACCCCCGCTAGCGACGGCGCGGCCATAGGGCTTACTGTCGGCCGGAATCCCGACCCGCTACCGCTCGCGCAGGTCGCGAAAGATCCCCTGTACCAGCCGTCGGTCGCCCAGTTCGAGGGAGGCGGCGCTGATCTCGACGGGGATCTCGTGGCCGTCGGCGTGGACGACGCTGAGTTCGCGCTTGTCGTGTATCACCCCGCTCGATCCGGCGTGTTCCGCGAAGACCCGTTCGTAGTACTCGCGGTCGTCGGACGGGTGGAGGTCGGTCTGGTGGAGCCCTCGAAGCTCCTCGCGCGGGCGGCCGAACAGTTCCTCGGCGGCGTGATTCACCTCTAGGAGGGTGCCTGTCTCGGCGTCGACGACGAGGATCGCGTCGGGCGCCGTTTCGAGGAGCTTCTCGTACCCCTCGCGGGTCGCGGCCAGCGACTGCTCGACGCGCCGTTGCTCGACCGCCCCGCGGACGCGGTTCGCGAGCAGTTCGAACCCTTCGAGCCCGCCCCCCTTCGAGACGTAGTCCGTCACCCCCGCCGAGATGGCCTCGCTCGCGACCTCCTCGCTGCCCTGTCCGGTGAAGAGGACGAACGGCAGGTCGGGATGGCTCGAACGGACGCGTTTGAGCAGTTCGATGCCCGTGAGCCGGGGCATCTGGTGATCGCTGACGACGCACTCGACGTCCTCGTCGGCGATCAGGTCGAGCACCGACGTCGGATCCGTCGTCTGTTCGATCCGGAGGCCGGGATCGATCTCCGAGAGCGACGTCTCCGTCAGGCGCAAGAACGCCTCGTCGTCGTCGACGTGTACCACGCGGATCGGCCCCTCCTCCGGACGCACCGACTTCATCTCCATACGATGCACGCTTCTACGCAATAGATGTTTATATATACGAGGTTGAATCAGCCCGGATCGGTTCGAACACGACGGTGACGACGACCCGTCGGCGTCCCTCCCGGAAGCCGCCGTCCCCGATCGAGGTCCCCGCCCGTGAACGCCACCGTCTCGTCCACGTCGGGGGCCGGCAACCGGTCCGCTCGCCGACTCCGAGGCTCCCATTCGACTGTCAATCGGTCGATTAGATGACGATACCGTCCGGATCAGGGGGCGTGACCGACGGGTTGAAAGGCGCGCCCGGCGATGGATCGGGTAATGCTGTCCGTGACGAACACGCTCTCGGGCGAGCGCGAGGAGTTTCGACCGACCGGCGACGAGGTGTTGGTGTACGTCTGTGGGCTGACCGTCTCGGACGACGCACACCTCGGCCACGCCCGGGTGTGGGTCCACGCCGACGTAATGTGTCGCTGGCTCGAACACGAGGGCCACCCGGTTCGCCACGTCGAGAACTTCACAGACGTCAACGAGAAGATCGCCGCCCGGATCGGCGAGGACGACCTCGGCGAGAGCGAACGCGAGGTGGCGCGTCGCTTCATCGAGCGGACGATCGCCGACATGCGCGGGCTGAACCTGCAGCGCGCGACGGTCTACCCCCGAGTCTCGGAACACATCCCGGAGATCATCGAACTGGTCGAGCGCCTGATCGAGTCGGGCCACGCCTACGAGGCCGACGGCTCGGTCTACTTCGACGTCACCACGTTCGAGAAGTACGGGAAACTCTCGAACCAGCGCGTCGAGGACCTCGAAGCCCAGGGCGACCCCGAGGAGCGAAGTGAGAAGCGCCACCCCGCGGACTTCGCGCTCTGGAAGGCGGGCGGGGTCTCCCCCGAGGCGATCCGCGAACACGAGAAAACCGAACACGACCACCCGCCCGGGGGCGAGACGTGGGACTCGCCGTGGGGCGAGGGACGTCCCGGCTGGCACATCGAGTGTTCGGCGATGGCGATGACCCACCTCGACGAGACCATCGACGTCCACGTCGGCGGCCACGACCTCGTGTTCCCCCACCACGAAAACGAGATCGCCCAGAGCGAGGCCGCCACCGGCCAGCGCTTCGCCGAGTACTGGCTCCACACGGGCCTCCTCGAGACCGAGGGCGAGAAGATGAGTTCGAGCCTCGGCAACTTCTTCACCGTCTCGGCGGCGCTCGAGGAGTTCGGTCCCGACGTGCTGCGCTCGTTTTACCTCTCGACGGAGTACGGCTCGAACCAGACGTTCTCCGAGGGGGCGATGGTCGAGGCGAGAGAGCGGTTCGAGCGCCTCGAACGCGCCTACGAACGCGCGACCGAGGCGGTAGACGGCCCCGACGCGCGGACGAAAGTCGAGGACGACGACCTCCGGGTGGCCGTCGAGGAGGCCCGCGAGGGGTTCGCGCGGGCGATGAACGACGACTTCGGGGTGCGCGAGGCGATGACCGCCCTCCTCTCGCTCGCGGGCGCGGTCAACCGACACGTCGACAGCCACGGGGAGTACGACTACCGGGGGCTTCGCCGGGCCATCGAGGCGTTCGAGGAACTCGGCGGCGGCGTCTTCGGTTTCTCGTTCGGCCCCGAACGAGAGGGGGAGGTCGGCCTCGCGGAGGACCTCGTCGACCTCGTCCTGCGCGTACGCGAGGAGGAACGCGAGGCGGGCAACTACGAGCGGGCCGACCGACTCCGGGACGACCTCGCCGCCCTCGGCATCGATATCGAGGACGAGGGGGACGAGACGACCTACCGGTTGTAGGAAGATACGACACTAGACATTTATTTTATCTGAAGTATTAGGAAGGGTATGAATTTCACGCGGCGGGCGTTCGGAGCGGGACTGATCGCGGGGCTGAGCGCGGCGAGCGGCTGTCTCGGGTTCGTTCGCGGCGACGACTCGCTGGCGTTCGAGGCGGTCGGCGCGCGCCCGAGCGACGAGGCGCTCGCACGGACGGGGTATCGACACGCGCGTACCGAAGTCGAGCCGCTCTCCGAGACGATCGAGATCGCCGGCGAGACCCGCGAGGTCGAACTGGAGAACGTCGTGGTCGAGTGTGATAGGGGCGTCGATCTGGGGGTGCTCGGGACGCTCCGGGCGGCGACGTTCGTCGCCTTCTCGACGCCGAAGTTCGAGGTGCTCGGCCGGTCGTTCCACCCCGGAGAGCGCGTGGGTCCGCGGCGGATCGCGACCGAACTCGGTTCGAACTACGACGAGTTCTCGATCGGCGAGGAGGTCGAGGAGTGGGAACTCACGGTCTTCGGCGAGGAGGTCGACGTCTCGACGTTCGAGGGGCGGGCGGCGATGAACGGGATTGACCTCGACGTCCACGTCCACCTCGGGATCGCCACCAACGACGACGACCTCGTCATCTTCGTCGGGGCACACCCGCGTCAACTCGAAGGCGAACGCGAGAGCATCGCAACCCTCGCCGAATCGCTCGTCCCGATCGAGTGACCCCACGGCCACGGCGTTTATATCTCGCGGAGTACAACCCGACGACAGCGATGGCGACCACACGGCGCGGTTTCTGCTCGCTCGTCGCGCTCGGTCTCGCCGGCAGCACCGGCTGTCTCGACGTCATCGGCGGCGGGCCTGCCCGGTTCGTCGCCCCGCCCGCGCCGGTGGCGGACGACGTTCTCGACGAGACCGGATACGAACTCGCCGACACGACGGAGACCGAGGAGACCCGCACGTTCGAGGTGGCGGGACTGAGCCGCGAGGTCGAGGTCGTCAATCGGATCTCCGAGTACCAGAGGTCGATCGACGTGGGACCGCTCGGCGAGGTGCGGGGCGCCGTCTTCGCGACGCTCTGCACGCCCGCCGTCTCGGTGCTCGGTCGAACCTTCAATCCCGTCGAGGACATGGACAACCGCGAGATCGCAGCGGAGGTCCAGTCCCAGTACGAGCGACTCTCGATCGGATCCGAGATCGACCGCCGAACGGTCCAAGTGCTCGGTGAGCGCGTCGACCTCTCGAAGTTCGAGGGCGAGGCGACGTTCATGGGTACCGGGATCGACGTGTTCGTCCACACCGCGCTCGCGGAGGGCGACGACGAGTTCGTCGTCGTCGTCGGGATCTACCCCCGACTCCTCTCCGGCGAGGAGGGGAGGATCGTCGCGCTCTCGGAGGGCGTGACGATCGAGGAGTGATGCGACCCCTATGAGGGTCGGTGACGGAGCGTCCGTCCTCGGGATCGGTCCCCGACCGGCGGTTGTGACGATAGAGGGTACCCTCGCCGGATACGTGATACGCGTCGAGGAGGGCGAGCACGAACGGACGTGAGAAGTACGGCGGGTCGACGACCGCGGATAACCCGTTTGACCGAAACCCCGCCCGGTCGGGCGGGGGGCATCGAGTATCACTATCCGTCCGTGCGCTGGCGCGTGCCAGCATTCGGTGGTACAGTCGGGTCCGATATACCTATGCAGGTGATAACGGGTGTATCCGTGCCCGAAAGCGGGCGACGAGAGTGTCGCACCCGCGCAGAGAGAAACCGCAGTGCCAGAGCGCCCCTGAACGTCGACCGTCAATCGATGTGTGTGACCTCTGGCATTACAACCCGCAACGTCCAGCCCCATAGTAGTTTCCCCAAAATCCCCTCGGGAATCAACGAGATTCCCCGCCGATCCCGGCCGGTCGAACGGGTTTCGGGGAGGAGGGGACAGCACCGCTCGGAATCGACGTGGATTCGACCGGAGACGGGGCGATACCCGTCCGAGAAGCGGGGAAACGAAACACGAACGCACGACCCGAGCCGTACGGTCGGCCGTGCGGGCTGTCGTCCGAATCGGACAGCCCCACGCGCGGTACGCCGGACACTACACCGGCCTACGCGATTCGAGAGTGGACTTCATCGCCCATAGCTACGGGGGTGCTAATCCC
The DNA window shown above is from Halalkalicoccus sp. NIPERK01 and carries:
- a CDS encoding AGE family epimerase/isomerase, which translates into the protein MNVYRAREGLRHAFRDVLNFYYPDCIDVRTGGYAAQIDERDGSVYDPRSKHLVATARAINNFSLGVLADGPEWCRPSAEHGLRFLSTVHWDGEQEGYDWLLDGRDPVDRTRYCYGHAFALLAGARAHQAGISGGREELDRAFSVLEERFFEPEHRLYADRASADWSELSPYRGANANMHALEALLAAGEATGEERFFERAYDVAERFARALASETGGLLWEHYSESWEHDLSHNADEPDHQFRPPGYQPSHHAEWAKLLCLLAEYRDEEWLLTRAMELFDAAIHLGWDEEHEGLYYTVEESGEPIVDGKYGWAHAEAIGASALLSRHDPSYLRWYDRLWEYSTTHLINPRYGNWYERVTREGERPEPDHGPEVEPGYHPLTNCWLALEALDRDPSAFCSRE
- the yqeC gene encoding selenium cofactor biosynthesis protein YqeC; the protein is MDLTEALPTEGVTCVVGAGGKKTTLYALANALDRAVVTATVRIPIFDPHVARVVVTGDPAGAIERNAEWPLGVVPEREGDDRYRGYDPEVLDGLAERTDVPLFVKADGARMREFKAPGDREPQVPERADAVLPIASVHAVGKHLTEGVVHRPERVAAIAGIDLGEEITTDTVAAVLASPEGGLKDVPADATAIPLLNKVDDREDEAVAREIARSIHERADVERVVLARMAESEVVDVI
- a CDS encoding molybdenum cofactor guanylyltransferase translates to MPDGVVLAGGRSTRFGDEDKATADLAGTPMIRRVGDRLEGVTDRLVVNCRADQTRAIESAFDGYPNPVTIAEDPAPDEGPMAGIMTGLRATASEYAFVAACDMPFVEPALVSYLLSRAEGYEAAVPRVGDGWFQTTHAVYRAESMAAACERALAAGERKVIAPLEYLEYVVIEEEEVREHASLDTFENLNTREEFERAVARFR
- a CDS encoding methytransferase partner Trm112, yielding MKESLMEIVCCPIDKADLELDVEERDGEEIVSGTLTCTECGEVYPIEDGIPNLLPPDMREDATA
- a CDS encoding DR2241 family protein produces the protein MNAPQLDALVASAPEGVEFDDLSVSGEGPYTVSIAGDSHEVDEPGLREVAGENPWFVSNWYYWTRVVGAGGARYDFLRWVERADERDVSERYEALSTGVSRTWGQLLITAELGEDGKRRYALRHVENAEESGLEPYDDPLDARELVKHDDRGRYRPLSTAPTLPTGWEFPDLSGEDLVRAVDFVYPATVANWHRERQGELDVTHFRETAERQSGIYEIVSQLSVEELEAAAEACCVDSQCLKRRMWDEDEETELDVDRGSGEFPCREPCSLFITAARKFVTLGREETRAYEFELTPTEKEQVEGIVDAVAEGRVEEVREADLNEGANRYRARYLRARRMTEEGLSGTPTYPEDQER
- a CDS encoding CbiX/SirB N-terminal domain-containing protein encodes the protein MQALVIVGHGSHLNPGSSAPTFSHADTIRETGVFDEVREAFWKEEPSFREVLRTLESDEVYVVPLFISEGYFTERVIPRELRLEGWDASAWDSPDGVSATHATLRASDVEKAVHYCGPVGTHDAMSDVIVRRAETVTGDPEVGEGFGLAVVGHGTERNANSAKAIEYHAERLREAGRFDEVRALFMDEEPEVDDVTEHFESTNIVVVPLFIADGFHTREDIPEDMGLTDDYREGYEVPTEVDGHRIWYSGAVGTEALMADVVLERAAEAGADVGESIERIRAGDAGVAGD
- a CDS encoding PAS domain S-box protein, whose protein sequence is MKSVRPEEGPIRVVHVDDDEAFLRLTETSLSEIDPGLRIEQTTDPTSVLDLIADEDVECVVSDHQMPRLTGIELLKRVRSSHPDLPFVLFTGQGSEEVASEAISAGVTDYVSKGGGLEGFELLANRVRGAVEQRRVEQSLAATREGYEKLLETAPDAILVVDAETGTLLEVNHAAEELFGRPREELRGLHQTDLHPSDDREYYERVFAEHAGSSGVIHDKRELSVVHADGHEIPVEISAASLELGDRRLVQGIFRDLRER
- the cysS gene encoding cysteine--tRNA ligase, producing the protein MLSVTNTLSGEREEFRPTGDEVLVYVCGLTVSDDAHLGHARVWVHADVMCRWLEHEGHPVRHVENFTDVNEKIAARIGEDDLGESEREVARRFIERTIADMRGLNLQRATVYPRVSEHIPEIIELVERLIESGHAYEADGSVYFDVTTFEKYGKLSNQRVEDLEAQGDPEERSEKRHPADFALWKAGGVSPEAIREHEKTEHDHPPGGETWDSPWGEGRPGWHIECSAMAMTHLDETIDVHVGGHDLVFPHHENEIAQSEAATGQRFAEYWLHTGLLETEGEKMSSSLGNFFTVSAALEEFGPDVLRSFYLSTEYGSNQTFSEGAMVEARERFERLERAYERATEAVDGPDARTKVEDDDLRVAVEEAREGFARAMNDDFGVREAMTALLSLAGAVNRHVDSHGEYDYRGLRRAIEAFEELGGGVFGFSFGPEREGEVGLAEDLVDLVLRVREEEREAGNYERADRLRDDLAALGIDIEDEGDETTYRL
- a CDS encoding DUF6517 family protein, with the translated sequence MNFTRRAFGAGLIAGLSAASGCLGFVRGDDSLAFEAVGARPSDEALARTGYRHARTEVEPLSETIEIAGETREVELENVVVECDRGVDLGVLGTLRAATFVAFSTPKFEVLGRSFHPGERVGPRRIATELGSNYDEFSIGEEVEEWELTVFGEEVDVSTFEGRAAMNGIDLDVHVHLGIATNDDDLVIFVGAHPRQLEGERESIATLAESLVPIE
- a CDS encoding DUF6517 family protein, coding for MATTRRGFCSLVALGLAGSTGCLDVIGGGPARFVAPPAPVADDVLDETGYELADTTETEETRTFEVAGLSREVEVVNRISEYQRSIDVGPLGEVRGAVFATLCTPAVSVLGRTFNPVEDMDNREIAAEVQSQYERLSIGSEIDRRTVQVLGERVDLSKFEGEATFMGTGIDVFVHTALAEGDDEFVVVVGIYPRLLSGEEGRIVALSEGVTIEE